The following is a genomic window from Sciurus carolinensis chromosome 3, mSciCar1.2, whole genome shotgun sequence.
CTAGGAGAGTCCACACCCAAGGCAGGACTCAAGGTTCCTGGGTGGGCCCCAGGGAGAACAGGTCCGGGAGCCACATCCAGCATCCACCCTCCTGCTCTCCAGGAACGCACCACATGGGGTTACAAacccttctctcttctcccctttGCTCAGGCTCCCCACAGCCTGTCACTGATCAAGAAGTTGCCCTTGCTTCCCCAACATCCTGTGTGAGGCCTGTGTGCGGCTTTGGCTGCCTATTTGGCGGATGTGAGAACACCCCTGCACCTCCTATTGatgggaggggcagggcagggctctAAGCCACTGGGACAGCTGCTGACTGCTCTTCTGTCCCTGCCTACTCAGATGCCTGTGGCTGCTTTGCTAGGGTCCATATTCCCTTGGATAACCCTATCTCCCGGCAGCACCAAGCAAACCTGGGCTGAAGCACACCTCCATGGAAGGAGGTCAAGGGGAACACAGACCCAGGTGAGGGGACCAGAGAACTGTCACTACTAGTGTTTTAggtattaaaaaaatcactgcataTTATGGCCAGATACTATTTTAAGCAATTCACATGCATCATCTCACttaatgcttttttatttatttatttatttatttatttatttatttatttatttatttgtttatttatttggtactggggattgaatccaggggcactttgctactgagctaaatccccagcactttttgcttttttaattttgagacaggttttcattAAATGtctcagggcctctctaagttgctgaggctgaccatgaacttgcaatcctcctgcctcagcctcccaaactgctgggattataagcatctcatttaattcttccaATTACCTATGAAATAATTGACTCAAGGTGCCATCAAGCCCCCAATGAATTCAAGTCCCAGCTTGAACTCTGATCAGAGTCCAGAATCCTTTGTTCATTTCCAGTCTCTCTCCTGGGGTACAAGTAGGCTGGAAGGAGTCAGCCTCCActcccactgctgtctaccctaTACAGTCACAATCCTATCCATCCCACAACCCTGAGAGAGTCCCACTGGGCCCAGGGTCCTCCTAAAGCTTTCCTCCATTGCCCCTCCTGAGGCCATGAGTGGGGCCGGAGGTGGGAATGCATACATTCCCATGTGGCAGCTTCAGGTCCCTCTGTCATCCTACACCAGACTACAGGACAGTGAGAGGTAAGATGAGGCCAAAGACCAGACGAAGCAAAACCATTCTGAGGAGGAGACAACTTGCTGGGGGTTGGGGCGGGTGGACTGTTCAGCCTAGGCAATCGAGCCCCATCCTAGGGCCTCCTACCTGCCCTGAAACTTGAACAGCTGCTACAGAGAACTGCCAGGAGATGTCAGCTGCAGAATGGAGGGACTATGCCACAGTTGAATCCCCAGTGACTCATGGCAGGCattcaaattatttaacttcaaGGACTCTCTCACCTCCTCCAATGCTCAAATGTCCCCTTCTTGCCAAGGCCCAGCCTAAATACCTTTTAAAGCCGCAATCCACCACCATGAGGGATCCCAGCCCTTGCTCTAGCTCTCTTAACCCACAACTTACATCACCAGCTACTGGGTTATTTATTACTTATCTTATTTTATGTTACTCATGTGCCCCACTCTAGAAAGTTCCATGATGACAGAGACCTTTGCTTTAAGGATTACATTCAGTATCTAGAACAATGCCAGGCCTTCAAGAAGCACCGATAAATACCTGTTAACTCAATAAATGAACAGTTGGACGGCACAAGATTAACTAGGCAAGGTCTTCTTCAGTCATTGACTCCAAAGAACACTGAGGTGGGGCCTACAGTGTCCTCAGAAAACTACACTTACCATGTTCTCAAGACCCGTGTCAAGGTCAGGACCAGGAGGATGTCATCAAGGCACCCTGCTAGAGATATCCTGGTGGTCCCTACCTCAGACCAATACTCCAAGACACCCAGTTCCTTTGCAAGGAGAATCCCAGATTATTGTAAATATTAGTACTATTTACTAGAGCCAAATAGATCTGTGCCTAAGGTCCCTTTTGTCAAACACTGGCAACATTGAGTCAGGTGCCTCGAGAGAAGGCTCTAGTTTCTGCCGAATTCCTGAAGGGTAGAGTCAGGTACCTTGCAGGTTCCCTGTCCCCACACCCAGAGGAGCCTCTCCTAGCTCAAGAATTCATCATGGTTcctgggaaggggaaggagtaGGGCGACTCTTCAAAGGACCAGTTTCCTTTGAGGCAGGGCAGGGAGTGAAAGCCACCCCAGGAGGACCTGGGCATGGCCACAGGGCACAGCAAGGGGGGAACTCCCTGGGATCCCTAGGGAGCCAGAGCTGGATACAGTAAGCAGTCAGCAGTTTTCCCAGTGGGGAACACCATCTTCTACCCTGTACCCTCTTTTTCCCTGCACACTGCACCTGGGCAGAGGAAAACAAAGTTGCCAAGCCTATCTGGCATGCCGCAGCCAGGAGGAGCTGCGACAGCGATATCGCCCAAGTCAGATAAGAGGGCCTCTCAGAGCTGAGTACTGAGAATAAACAAGTCCAGGCCACCAGTGTGCTGCAAGCAGCCAACCAGAGAGGCAACCCTGGCCTTGTGGGCCTCCACCCTGGCCCCCAACTCAGGTGTCCCACTGGCTGCTCCTGATTCATCTGGAAAGACCATGCAGCTCAGACTCCCATGGTGCTCCTGGAGGCTCTTATCAGGGATGTTCAAGGGTCCCTGTGGATAGCAGTGGTCACAGGCTGATGGCAGAGGGTTCAAGCTTTCATGTTCCATGTACTACTTTCCCTCCCAGAGGGAGAGTCCAGGGGGCCAGAAAGCCCTGGCAGGAGAGGACACTTCCTCCCCAAGTGAGGTTGAAAGGGGGCACTATGGAATTTCCAATCTCCTTAAGGACCACAGAGCAGCACCGGAATGTGCTGCCCTGCCCCACAACAGGGTGTAGAAAAGTCCACAGGGGGAGCCCTTCAGGCCTGGGAGAGCAAAACTGATTCGATTCTGCACTCAGGAAAGACCCTCCATCAAGCCTCACTACTGGCTCACCCAAGAAGCCAAGGAAGTACAAAGAGCAGCGGGAATGGAGTGTCAGGTGAGGAGAGGCCCCTGCCCCTACTCCTGAGAAATGTCCTCACAGAAACGTTCTGACCTCCAGGGACCTTAAACGATCACAAAATCACGATCCTTTGGCTGATTTCTGGATAGAGAAACAAATTCCCTCAATCCATTAGGTGTTTCCAAAAGGAACAGGTGTCCACTCAAAGGCCTGTGAGTGACTGACACTTTTTATACTTCCTGGGAAGCAACAAGGTCCTGGTCCTTGGGTGCCTAATATGCACCAGGCCACACGTGCTCATATTTTCACCTTCTCGGCGACATCTGTTAAAACACGGCTCAGCATGGTTAAGAGGATGAAGCATGATTCAAAACCACTTGTGTGTCTGGGAAGacactaaaaatctttttttttttttttttttttttgtggtgctggggatcgaacccagggccttgtgcttgcaaggcaagcactctaccgactgagctatctccccagcccgacacTAAAAATCTTAATGAACACTGATTGCCAAAGACCATCAGGAAGGGTGAATCTTTTTCTGCCTTACTTTacactttctaaattctttcatttttttccactgtGGGTCCCTAttccctttcttgttttttaaatgaacagagGTTACCTAGGACTAtgagccttttctttttttacatatgtatatattttagtggtaggtggacataatacctttattttatttttacgtggtgctgaggatcgaacccggGGCCTCATGTGCGCTAGGCGGGCGCaatgagccacaactccaaccccgaGCATTTTCTTAATACCATTGTCTATTGAAAACTCacaactattttaataaaattaaaattatactaacCTGCCACCCAAGGAGACATTCAGATGTCTCCTTTCAGATAGAGTAACCCTAGATCCTAGAAACACTGTTCAGGGGCACCCAAAGGGACTTGTCTGAGGCTAACTTCAGAGAAGAGGAACAAGATCTGGTCAAAGCCCAGAAGCTGGGCTTTAGTCCTGACCGCCACCAGCAAGCTCTGTGGGCAGATGACTTAGGAAACTAGACTCAAATTCCTCGTCTTTGAAATAAAGAGGTCCATGCCTGCCTTCTCCTGCCTTCTGGAGCCCCAGCTCACCGACATAGTCTTCCTCAAAAGCCAGCTCTGATCTTGGCTTCCCCTGGTTGTGCAGCGCTCTTCTGCGGCACTCACGTTCTTCTCACCTGTGTTTTTCACTGACACACCCATGCCCGATTCGCTCAGAATCTCTTCTGCAGAACCCTGAGTTATATACTCTTGCAGGGTCCACAGTGCCCAGGTGAAGGCCATGACATATGAATCCCAAGGGAAGGGATGCTGAGTCTAAGTCCCACCTTCCTCCCCCAAAGCTATCTCAGGTGAGCGCCTCCCAGGACCACACCGCGGCTACTCTGGTTACAGTCAGGTCTTCCCACAGCCAAGGCCCAGTGTCTCCACCAACCGTCCAGCAGGAGCAAACCAAGACACACTTTCTTTTGGCAAGAATTTTCCACTCTTCGCCAAGCCTAACAGCGCAACTCCCACCCCTCAGCGTGGAAAAGGCTGGGCTCAACATCGTCGTCTAAAGGTGTCCAAAGCCGCCTAGAGCAGAGAAAGGCCCCGAGATCGAAGTCCCTCCCGCGGACTTCCTGCGTCCGGGGATTAGGAGGCACAAAGGGCCCGCAGGGAGAGAGCCCAGATGGCAGGGTAGGGGCTAAGCCGCCAAGGTAACGCGCTCCAGTCCACGCTCGCGGAGACCGGGTCACGGGAGACTCGCGTCGCCGGCCTCCCCAGCCAGGCCTTGCACGTGGGCCCGGGGACTCTGTTCCCATCCGCGGTGTCCCGCACCCAGTCCGGCCGGGCACCTGTTCTCCCGCTCCTGAAAGCCAACACTGTTGTGCAAACCCAAATCTCAAGTTTGGTAATCGGGGGCGGGTCGGGCAGAGTTCCCAGCGGTACTTTCTACAGGTGTCTTTCCCACTGGAGCTAAACGACAGGGACAAGGACGAGGCGGCGGACCTGGGCGCAGCCCTCCCAGCCGGTAAGCCCAGGGGTCTCggccttccccctcctccccgccCGGAGGACTGGGCGCCCCAAAGGGGCGGGAGGGCTAGGTGGGTCCCAGCCCGCACCTCACCTGGAACCCCAGGACGGCCGCTGCCCGAGGCCTCGGCGTGCCTTGGCGCCCGCTGGCGGCTCCGCTCCTTCTGCCGCGCGGGCCCACGGGCTGTTAGCTGGGCGGCTGTCTCCTTCCTGCTCACCTCCGGCGCCGAGGGCCGGGGGCGGAGCCGCCGCTATTTACATAAAGGGCGAGCCGGCTGGGCCGGCGGAACCCCGAGCGCCGGGCCCCAGCggcccgcccccggccccgcccccgccgcccaGCGCCGACGGGGCGAGGGTGCAGCGGGGCGCCCTCGAGGGCGGGGACCACGCTCCGGCCAATCCCCAGCCCCGGGGCGCGGGGGCGGGGCCACGGCCCGCGTGAATATGCACGAGGCGCTGCCGACCCGCCCCTGCTCTCACCTGCTCTCACCTGACCGAAGGACGGCGCGCCACGCCCAGTGTCCCGCCGCCTCCTGGAGGAGGAAATAGTTCCCGGAACCCGAGGCAGCCCCCAGCCGCCTCCCAGATCAACTCTCGGAGGAAGCTGACCCTCCCACGATTCGCCCCCAAAGGGGCACAGCCCGGCCAGCTCCTCAAGAGCGCTCAGCGGGGAGAGTGACTGGCGGACACAAAACCCGGTTTCAGGACCCACGGGTAGGGTTGTAGAGAAGAGGGCTTGGCAGCAAAGCACCTTCCCCTGGGGTTGGCTCCCCTCTTCTGTTACTGTGGAGGCAGGCTGGGGCCCTAAGTCTCAAGGGACACAGAGCTCAAGCAAGGGAGGGGGTTGGAGTGAAGAGGGGCGGGTACAGAAGGGGCCAACCATGGCACTGCAGCTTGTGGTCACTCCAAGTGACCGGAATTGAGGCCACACTGACTTGGCCCCTCTTGACCACCTTTCTACCCCGACTGGGCTGCGCTCAGGGAAGAAACAATGGAGTGCTGGCCACCCTTCTTGGACTACCTTACAGGAGACTTGCAACTTCCCATCCCTTCTGTCAGCCCAAGCTCATGGAAAGTTTTGAAGTTGCTGTCCTGACTTACGCATGTGGAAAGAGGCACCCCGCCTAAGTGGGTAAAGCAGAGGGTGGAGGTGGTCCAGTATATCCAGCCACAgcagaaaaaaagatatattttttaatggcTTTGGTTTTATGGCACAAAACAGGCACCCTCTTGTTAAAGGCACAGAGTCCTCTCTTCTGCTCCACCTCCTGGGCCTCTGAAATCTAGTCCTGAGTTCCAAGAGGGTCACTGCAGGGCAGCATTCTCAGGAATGCTGAGACTTGGAAGCTGCAGAGCCCAGGAAAGGGGGTTAGGATATGGGGCAGGATTTCACTTTCCTGCAAGTATCATACACCCAGGGCCAAGCAAGGCCCACACTGGCCCCTACAGGTAAGAGTGTCAGTACAGGAGACAGCTGAGATGGTCCCTGAGAGCAAGCAGTTCAGGTCTCCCAGAGGAGGCTCCAGCACCCTCAGAGCTGCAGTCAGTGCTCCAGATCCCCAGGTAGCGTGAAGTCCCTGAAGCTGTAGAAGGAGATGTCCCCATGATCCACCAGGGCAAAGATTAGTGGGACATCCCCACTCTGGTAGGACAACTGCTTGAGGTTGCAGAGATCTGGGACAGGCTCATCAAATCTGTAGGGATAAGAGTTAGACTGAGATTAGGCCTGAGCCCACCCATAAGCCCCAAGATGCCAGCTCTTCTGAAGCTCTCAGGGAAGACAGTTGGGAACCCCTGAGTTCTGTCTCCATCCTGGCTCTGATGAGTTCTCCAAGAGAGACCCAGAGTTCTAGATGGGTAAGGGAGTTAGGAATCACCAGGTTCTCACCACTCAGCTTGTAAATCCCTCTGATCCACATCCCTTCTGCTGGGTGAGCCCAGGACTACAGTGGCATAGGAGAACTGCCAGAAAATTCTAACAAGCAGCCAAGGTTGGGAAGCTTGAGCTCCTATGGCACTAACTGGCTGTGTGGCCTCATATAtatttcttaacctctctggatCTCAGGTTCTTCTCAGGGATTGGCAAACTGGCCCAGGAGAGGATGGGGGAGAGAAAGTCCACACGGTTCACAGGAAAACTGACAGCAGCCAGGAGTGGTGCTTGCTCATCTCATACCCACTAATGCACATCCGGGCATAGGGTTTGCCAGGGTTATTCTTTCGGAATGTGGCCACAGCATCAGCCTGGTAAACATCAAAACTGATCTCCAAGCCCCCAGACTTCTCCAGCAGCCTGAGAATAGAGTGAGAAACCTTAGGACGAAGACTCTTTTTCTCACATTTCCTTTCTACCACACCCTTTCCCATCACCAATTCCAGGAAGTGGCCTTGTCCAGGGAAACTGAAGCTGTAAGGTGCCGCTTAAAAGGGAAGGACTCCAAACCTTTTCCCACCCGTCATTCTTCCCGCCAACCTTGACACAAGTGAACGTTAGCTATTGGGAGGAGCTAAAGCATGTGCAAAAGAGTCCCAAAAGGCGTCCTCCAGCACGCAACTAACCCTAGGATCCAAATCCCGGCTGCCATTTCACCTAGCAACTGAGGTAATTATGGAGACAGGCACCACTTGGAAACTTACCCAGCACTTCCATCAGCTAGGTGTGTTGTCTGCAGCATGGAGATATGCTGAAGGGCCAGGGCTACAGAACAGTGAAAACCAGGTgttggggagaggggagaggattTGACTTTTTATCCACTCCCTTCACATTGCCGAATCTGCAATCTAATTTAGGGTTGCCAGACTTACCACAATTTCTGTAGTACAGCATGTCCCATTCAATATTTGCAACATACCAaaaaattatgtttgtttttgtttttactatactggggattgaacctaggggcactctgtCAGTGAGATACATCCCccaccctatttatttttttatattgatacaggatcttactaagttgcccaggctgagtgtgaacttggaatcctcctgcctcagcctgagtaGCTGTAATTAACAGTTGTGTACCACCAGGCCCATGGCAATAATTAGTTATCTGAAATTCAATTCTAACTGATTTGGTGACCCCAATCTAGACCCCTCTAGTCTACCATGTCCCTGTGATGATTTTTTAGTAGTTCTGAATTTGCTACTACATTTAGCTTAGGCAATTCTTGCCCTGTTAGTTCCCTGTGCTTAAAACCAAGAGCAGACAGTAGTTATCCTTTAATTTAGCCACGATAACACTTCCATGTTCCAGCTAACAGGTTTGGAGGGGAGGAGATGTTATCTTGGTTACAGTTTTAAGGATGCAGGCACAGTTTCACCCTCATCTCCCTGGACTGACTCACAATGGCTAAACCTGCCCCTGTGGGCGCTGCTACTGAAGCCTGCAGAACTGACTGTCCTCGCTGGCTCCACTCTACCCTGCAGCTCTCTCCTCCCACATCTTAAGCTTCATCTACTCCTGCTCAATCCATGACCCTTTCAAAGTCGTGATTTTCAGCTACCAGTGGGCTGCAGGGCTATGGCAGGGTGAAGGGGTACCTGGGGAATCCACCTGTCCTGGGTTCAGCAAGGGGGTGATGGGCTGACCCCACAGGTGTCGGGGGCAGCTCTGGCTCTTGTGCACCTCTCGCCGCCGCAGCAGCTCTTTGTACTCCTGCCAGCTGGAGCAGCACCGCACCTCAGGGTCTGTGTTTATGTCCTCGCGGAACTGCCGGGCCTCTGCTTGTCGTTCCTGGTCCCGTTGGGAGGGCTTCTCCTTCCGCTGGTTCAGCTTCTGACACCAGGACTCAGCATCTATCTCCCGCCCAGTAACGTTGGCTGGGAGCaactctggggctggggcagaTAGGAGGGTGTAGCGCCCGTCCAAAGCCATGTTGGGGAAGGAGATCTGCTCAAAGTTCCAGCGTGGCTTCCGAGCCCCCTTGACTCCATTCTCCACTTTGCCACTCTCCTGGTCATACCCCACACCCTCTCTGGTCAGACTAGCGCAGGGCTCCAGGGATTCCAGAAACGGAATGGTGACTCCTGGACCTTTTGCAGGGCTCGACTCCTGTGGTTTCTCCACTGAACAACGGCTATTCTGGTTGCAGTCAGGGGGGTTGGAGGCTGCCAGGCTTGTGGGTGGCAGGCAGTTCTCCAGGGCCTTGGCTTTCTTACTAAGAGACCTGAGGCACATGGGAGAAAGAGCAGCACATCAGCTCCTGACTGGCAAGGTGCACAGACCCCCGCAAGCTAAGGAAGAAGGTCCTCTGCTGTCTCCCTAAGGCCGTGGGAGAACTGCCCAAGCCCAGCTGTTAAACCCATGCATCCCTCAAGGTTCCAGACACCAGCACTCTCAGCTAATGGCCACAGTGGGGAGCATTACTCAGAGCGGGCATTCCGCTTCCTCTTGCTAGTCCCATCCTCCAGGCGCTGGGCACAGCCATCCAAGTTAAGCTGTCTCTCGTAAGGGGACAGGACAGAGCTGTGGAGTGAGAATGAACAGCAGGTGGGCAACAGATCCACTTCCTCACACTGGTGCTCCTGGTGGGGTTCCTGAGGAACTGGCCAAGAGGACAAGTCAGCACGAGGGTCAGAGCCACACCCAAGAGTAAGGCTGTGAGCAGATGTGCGTGAAAGGTACATGGGGACAGCCACAGGGGCCACGATGTGCCTTTTCCTAGGCTCTGGATATCACCAGTAACACCTCTAAGCAGAGACTTGGATCTGGGGCTCCTGAAGAGCCAGCAATATGTGATTAATCAGAAGGGGACACAGCTCGGTGACAGACCACTTGCTCAGGGTTTGATAAAGATATAAATGAACAATTAATCACTGGTGAAcccagaaaacttgaaaaaacagataaacaaagatgaaaataaaaaccttgGATAACCTCcagtaacatttttgtttcttatatatgtatgtatacaaacGTGGATAATGACTAGTCCTTCCCCATGTCTTTTTCTCACAAAAATGGCATTGTACTAACACACTGCTTTGTAatcccatttttttccccactcagTGATATACTATGGACTCAGTCCCTTAGCACTATAGTATAGTATTCTtccctgccattttttttttggggggggggggcagaggggattgaacctgggggcattttaccactgagctacttccccagccctttttctttatcgTGAGAGAGGGTCTTCCTTagtgctttgctaagttgctgaggctatccttgaacttggatcctcctgcctcagggttgGTGGGGTTACAGATGTACGCCACAGCACCTGGGTCTGTCAtgaattcttttctctctcccaatGTTGCACTGTTTGATACAGTAGCCACTTGCTACAAGTGTCTATTTAagttaaatttcaattaaaatgaagtgaaaaattcAGTCCCACAACTGCACAAGCCACATATATTAGACAAGGACGTTTTCATCAGCACAGGAAGTTCTATGGGAACAACACTGCTCTAAGAGATAAACAGCTCTTAGGCTGTTTCTGAGTTTGTAAAGTGATGGTGTTTAGTGTACATTCCACACTAAATGCAAATTGTGTGGGGCAGGATTTGGATCTGCTGTCCCTCAGCAACAAGTGCAGGGCCTAACACCAGTAAGTGGTCAATGAgattgctgaatgaatgaatgttctcATGGGAACCTCTGTGCACAGCCATGATTATTTCTCTAATATAGATCtcacttttagaaaataaaggattTGCCTGTTTGCATCTCAGTGTTCACAATGAGCTGCAGGTGTGTAGTCCTTATCTGCAGATGGATCTTGATTTGATAACCTAGTGTAAAACGTAATGACGGGATCTGTCCCCATATGCCTTTCTACGAAGTACTTCAAGTCCAGACCCATGGTCCATGTCCAGGGAACTGCACTCCAGCCAAAGGTTCCAGGTAAGGAAAGGCCACTTCCTACCTAGGGTGAAGCATCCAGGTCCCAGGACTAGAATGAATAAGAAAGGGATACTGACTTACCTCGGATGGAATCGTCGAACCACATAGCCCAATCTCTTCAGGTGGCTGAAGACctcaacagaagaaagaaagaaacaaacaaacaaaacaaagctcaGATGTTCACTCTTAAAAACATCAAATAGTTTCTCCAGACATAAGCCATTTCCCACATGCACTCCCTTGCTCCTCCTGTACACCCACAAACCCTGGAATTGCTTAGACCACATGGCATTCTAAACATCCCCAAAGTAAGACCTATCTCTGAACTCCTGTCCTCTTATTCTAGGCACAAATGACACttagcaatatttatttatttattcattcattcattcatttattcatttacttattgtgtggtgctagggattaaacccagggacactttaccactgagctacagccccaattctttatttttaatatagggTCTAagttctgagactggcctcaaacttgcaatcctcctgtctcagcctcctgaatcattgAGATTACTGGAGTGTGCCACCACTCACCACTCACCACTCACCACTCACCACTCACGGCAGCAATTTCTTGACTTAAACACAAATCCCAAAAACCTGATAGTGATGAAACAGGAGAGCTACGCCTACAATGTTTTTCTTAgaagctttttttatttttatattttattttatttttttgccatgctggggtttgaacccagggccttgtgcttgcaaggcaagccctctaccaactgggctatctccccagcccagaagctactttttttaataaatatatttagtatatagttataggtggacatgatacctttatttgtttatttttatgtggtgcagaggaccAGTGCCTCAcagtgcgaggcaagcactccaccactgagctataagcCTAGCCCTGCCCTAGAATGTTTTGAAGTAAGTTTGGACAAAAAGTTGGGAGATGGTGGTAGACATCGTCACCCCCACCTCTCCACAGTCACCAGTGGGAACAGTCTCTAGTAAAAAGCCACATGTCCATCCTTGTGTTCCTCGTCCATATCAGAGGGATATGTCAGGGAATGTCTCCCATCTTGCTTGATCTCTAAACAGCCTTCGAAAAAAAGGTTGACCATTAACTCCTTTAAGGGCCTTCTCTTGGCTTCAGTGATGCcacttgtttttctcttgtgtcATGAGACACTCCTTAATATCTGGTCCTATATTCCCCCTCACCTCACCAAATGTGGTGAACCCCAGGTCTCAGACCCAGCCCTTTACGTGCACTCCCAAACAGACCCATGGCTTACATACCACCCATGTGCTTATGATATCCACATTTATGACTCTCACCTTGACCTCTCCCCAGACTCCAGGGTCTGTATCCAATTGTCTGTTTGACATCCTCACTTGGATGTCCAAGAAGCAccttaaaattaacttttcttaAATAGAGCTCTTCTGACTGGTTTCATCTTCTGAAATCTGTTCCTCCCTGGGTCTTCCCAGCCAGTAAATGATATTACTATTCAACCATCGGTTCATGCTCAAATCATGGTCATAATCCTTGTTTCTTCTCTATCCTCAACCCAGAAATTCAATCCATTGACAAAGTCCTATCCATTCTTTCTCCACATGTgagatttatccatttctttttcatttacctCACCCCCAACCTTTCTTCTCTCACCTAAATATCCCAGACTCTATCACTTCTCCTCCTCTACTTCATCTTCTATCTAGCATCTAGTTCTCTGTAAAGTCAACAGTTCATTTgcttactttttatttgattGCCACCATTAAAATGtgagtcctggggctggggagatagctcagtcggtagagtgcttgccttgtaagcacaaggccctgggttcgatccccagcacccccaaaaaaaaaagtgagcccTGTGACAACACAGTCCTTGTCTGTCTTATAGCCCCCCAGCATGTGATACTGTGCCTGACACTTTAATGGTACTTGTCACTGCTCACTGATCTAATGAATGGAGGCTCTTGATAGTGTGGTGGGAGAGGGGAGGTGACAATTACCTGGTATTGCAGGAAAGTCACAGTATCCCCAGACAGCAGCAGCTGGTAGGCCTCCTGGATAGACAGTGGCAggtcttggtggaagagctgaaTAGAGCCC
Proteins encoded in this region:
- the Tsen54 gene encoding tRNA-splicing endonuclease subunit Sen54 isoform X4, whose protein sequence is MGFSEQGQQRLHPEEALYLLECGSIQLFHQDLPLSIQEAYQLLLSGDTVTFLQYQPPEEIGLCGSTIPSEEPHQEHQCEEVDLLPTCCSFSLHSSVLSPYERQLNLDGCAQRLEDGTSKRKRNARSESLSKKAKALENCLPPTSLAASNPPDCNQNSRCSVEKPQESSPAKGPGVTIPFLESLEPCASLTREGVGYDQESGKVENGVKGARKPRWNFEQISFPNMALDGRYTLLSAPAPELLPANVTGREIDAESWCQKLNQRKEKPSQRDQERQAEARQFREDINTDPEVRCCSSWQEYKELLRRREVHKSQSCPRHLWGQPITPLLNPGQVDSPALALQHISMLQTTHLADGSAGLLEKSGGLEISFDVYQADAVATFRKNNPGKPYARMCISGFDEPVPDLCNLKQLSYQSGDVPLIFALVDHGDISFYSFRDFTLPGDLEH
- the Tsen54 gene encoding tRNA-splicing endonuclease subunit Sen54 isoform X3; translation: MEPEREHAAVEVPAGRVLSAAELLAARSRSQKLPQRSHGPKDFLPDRSATQAERLRLCRAELWQLLAEERVERLGSLVAAEWRPEEGFVELKSPAGKFWQTMGFSEQGQQRLHPEEALYLLECGSIQLFHQDLPLSIQEAYQLLLSGDTVTFLQYQPPEEIGLCGSTIPSEEPHQEHQCEEVDLLPTCCSFSLHSSVLSPYERQLNLDGCAQRLEDGTSKRKRNARSESLSKKAKALENCLPPTSLAASNPPDCNQNSRCSVEKPQESSPAKGPGVTIPFLESLEPCASLTREGVGYDQESGKVENGVKGARKPRWNFEQISFPNMALDGRYTLLSAPAPELLPANVTGREIDAESWCQKLNQRKEKPSQRDQERQAEARQFREDINTDPEVRCCSSWQEYKELLRRREVHKSQSCPRHLWGQPITPLLNPGQVDSPALALQHISMLQTTHLADGSAGFDEPVPDLCNLKQLSYQSGDVPLIFALVDHGDISFYSFRDFTLPGDLEH
- the Tsen54 gene encoding tRNA-splicing endonuclease subunit Sen54 isoform X1, producing the protein MEPEREHAAVEVPAGRVLSAAELLAARSRSQKLPQRSHGPKDFLPDRSATQAERLRLCRAELWQLLAEERVERLGSLVAAEWRPEEGFVELKSPAGKFWQTMGFSEQGQQRLHPEEALYLLECGSIQLFHQDLPLSIQEAYQLLLSGDTVTFLQYQPPEEIGLCGSTIPSEEPHQEHQCEEVDLLPTCCSFSLHSSVLSPYERQLNLDGCAQRLEDGTSKRKRNARSESLSKKAKALENCLPPTSLAASNPPDCNQNSRCSVEKPQESSPAKGPGVTIPFLESLEPCASLTREGVGYDQESGKVENGVKGARKPRWNFEQISFPNMALDGRYTLLSAPAPELLPANVTGREIDAESWCQKLNQRKEKPSQRDQERQAEARQFREDINTDPEVRCCSSWQEYKELLRRREVHKSQSCPRHLWGQPITPLLNPGQVDSPALALQHISMLQTTHLADGSAGLLEKSGGLEISFDVYQADAVATFRKNNPGKPYARMCISGFDEPVPDLCNLKQLSYQSGDVPLIFALVDHGDISFYSFRDFTLPGDLEH
- the Tsen54 gene encoding tRNA-splicing endonuclease subunit Sen54 isoform X2, which translates into the protein MEPEREHAAVEVPAGRVLSAAELLAARSRSQKLPQRSHGPKDFLPDRSATQAERLRLCRAELWQLLAEERVERLGSLVAAEWRPEEGFVELKSPAGKFWQTMGFSEQGQQRLHPEEALYLLECGSIQLFHQDLPLSIQEAYQLLLSGDTVTFLQYQVFSHLKRLGYVVRRFHPSSVLSPYERQLNLDGCAQRLEDGTSKRKRNARSESLSKKAKALENCLPPTSLAASNPPDCNQNSRCSVEKPQESSPAKGPGVTIPFLESLEPCASLTREGVGYDQESGKVENGVKGARKPRWNFEQISFPNMALDGRYTLLSAPAPELLPANVTGREIDAESWCQKLNQRKEKPSQRDQERQAEARQFREDINTDPEVRCCSSWQEYKELLRRREVHKSQSCPRHLWGQPITPLLNPGQVDSPALALQHISMLQTTHLADGSAGLLEKSGGLEISFDVYQADAVATFRKNNPGKPYARMCISGFDEPVPDLCNLKQLSYQSGDVPLIFALVDHGDISFYSFRDFTLPGDLEH